In the genome of Coxiella burnetii, the window CTTTTGCTTTGCGTACAATAAGAAGCGCGATTTCCAACCTTGAGCAGCTCCCAAAAAAAGGAAAACAAGTTAAAACGGTTGAGGCAATTAAAAGAAATCCCTTTTTTGTTCCCATTTCTCCTGCATCCTCCACTTCCTCGGAGGTTTCTTCAGACCGCAGTTCTCCGGGGTCAGAAATTCCCTTTTTCTGTCTTCCTCCTCAATTCGGGGCTTCCGATGAATTAAAATCAACATCCTCGACCCCAAGAATGAATACTTAACTTAGATGGGTATATCGTGAGTTGGCAATTTTTATCGTAAATTTTCATTTAAAGTTGATGAAGTGCAATGCCAATGTTGCCTGGCGTTTGTTAGGCTGTGCAAATCCGGATATACTATCGTCAGTTTAGAAATAGGAATATCCAATTCCTCCTCGTTGGGGAGTTGTTGTAATCGTATCATTACCACAAGTGGTAAAGAGCAAAAAACTTAAAGCCCCGTCATCCCCGCGCAGGCGCATAGGCGTCAACTTAAGGGAGCGAGGTAAAGGGGGACTATCAAGGAGTTGAAAATGTCCGTCGCGGGAATGACGAGAATTGCGGGAACGACGAAGTCTAAAAGATCAAGCTGTGCTTTAAAAAGCGCTAATAATTAGGGGGACCTATGACATTTCTTGTTTCAGCCGGTAAAGGCATTGATGATTTTAATGTGATTATTGAAATACCCGCTAACGGGGGAGAGGTTAAGTACGAATACGATAAAGAATTGGGATTTTTGACGGTGGATCGGTTTATGCCGACATCAATGCGTTATCCGTGTAATTACGGGTTTGTGCCAAGTACGTTAGCGCAAGATGGAGATCCGTTAGATGTTTTAGTCCTAACGCCTGTGCCGGTTCAGCCGGGAGTGCTAATGCGTGTTCGAGCGCTAGGAATAATGAAAATGGAAGATGAAGCTGGAGAAGATAGCAAGGTTTTAGCCGTACCCGTTGTTAAAGCTTGCCGAGCTTATGAAGCTATTCAATCTTTAAAAGATATTTCCTCCTTATTATTAGACGCCATTTCTCACTTCTTTGAACGTTATAAAGATTTAGAGCCAAATAAATGGGCTAAAGTGAAAGGTTGGGAAGATAAAGAGGCCGCGAAAAAAGAATTTGAGGCGAGTATTGTTCGTTTTAAAGAAAAGAAATAAGAAGTAGCCCGTATGAAGCGAAGCGAAATACGGGGAGGTGCACGTATTGTTCCCGTATTCGCTTCGTTTCATACGGGCTACATCGCGGAAATGAAAATTAACTCCTTAATGAGGACATATGACAGATACTCACTTGCTTTTTTTTGAAAAAGCGATAGCGCAAAATGCGATCCGACCATCGTTAAATAAAACCTATCGAATGGATGAAACCACATGCGTTAACCACCTTCTGAAAACAATCGCTTTTACTCCCCGGCTGGAAGCAGCTGTCAGTCGTTTGGCCAAAGAGCTGGTAACGGCGGTGCGGGAACAAGAGAGTGAGAAGGGCGGTATCGAAGGTTTCATGATGCAATACGATTTATCCACTGAAGAAGGCATTTTATTAATGTGCTTAGCAGAAGCTTTGCTGCGCGTGCCGGATAAAGAAACCGAAAACCTTTTAATTCGAGATAAATTAACGAGTGCAGAATGGAATAAATACGTAGGCGCTAGCGAATCTTCGTTTGTGAATTTCGCGACATGGGGACTTGCATTATCGGGAAAAATTTTAAAGAAAGAAAAAGATGGGCAATTCAAGAATGTTTGGCGCAATCTCGTTCGCAGAAGTGGCGAACCGGTCATCCGCAAAGCAGTTCGTGAAGCGATGAAATTAATGAGCGAACATTTTGTTTTGGGGCGGACCATTGAAGAAGCTGTCAAACGTTCACAAAGCGCTATAAAAGAAGGCTTTCGTCATTCTTACGACATGTTAGGTGAAGTGGCGCGCACCCAAGAGGACGCCGATCGTTATTATGATTCCTATCATCGTGCCATTAGTGTTTTAGGAAAAAGTCATCCCACAAAATCCGTTCATGAGGCGCCAGGCATTTCCGTTAAATTATCCGCTTTATACCCTCGATACGATTTTAAAAAACGAGAATTAGCGGTGCCTTTTTTGATTGAGCGCGTAAAAGAATTGGCATTGCATGCTAAAGAACAAAAAATCGGCATGACCATTGACGCGGAAGAAGCGGATCGCTTGGATATTTCTCTCGATATTTTTGAAGCGCTTTTTACG includes:
- the ppa gene encoding inorganic diphosphatase, whose product is MTFLVSAGKGIDDFNVIIEIPANGGEVKYEYDKELGFLTVDRFMPTSMRYPCNYGFVPSTLAQDGDPLDVLVLTPVPVQPGVLMRVRALGIMKMEDEAGEDSKVLAVPVVKACRAYEAIQSLKDISSLLLDAISHFFERYKDLEPNKWAKVKGWEDKEAAKKEFEASIVRFKEKK